ACACTAAGCCCAACTCGCCGAAGGTCGTGTTTTTTACCAAGCCCGGGCATTGGATCGCCGGGGCTCAATTGGCCAAGGCCAACAACTTCGATTTTCAAGGCGAGCTGCGATCGTTCCCCATGGATCAGGCCGAGCAGCCCTTGGATGTTGAACATACCGATTTTCGCCTGAGCATCTCGCGGCCAGCGTCGTTGCCCAAGGGGCAACAGAAGCGCTTCGAGACGATGTTCTATCTTCCTAAGCGCGGCAACCTGCTCAGCAAGTCGTATTCGCTGCGGACCGAACTGCGGGCCACGCGCACCTCGCGCCTGCCCGAGATCGTCAACGTGGCTGGCAATTCGATGTTGGAGCACGAGTATTACCTGGTCGTGCTCGCCAAGAACAATTCGGCCTACGTCGATCTCACCAAGCTCGACTCGGTGCAACTTCACGGCAGCGAACTGAGCGGCAGTATCGGTTCGTTGGAGGATCGGCGCGTCGGCAAGTTCTATCAAGTGGTTCTTCCCCGCGTCGATAAGAGCGTGCCGCTGCCGAGTCATCCGTTGGCCTGGACGATGATCAGTTACATCATCTGGGACGATCTCGATCCCACGGTGCTAACCGGTGAGCAGCAGGCAGCACTTCTCGATTGGCTTCACTGGGGCGGGCAATTGATTATCAGTGGCCCGAACTCGCTCGATCGATTGAAGCAAACATTTCTCGCGCCTTACCTGCCCGCCGAGAGTGGCACCGCGCTCGAGATCGACAACGACAAGCTGCAGGAGATCAACGAGCATTGGTCGGTCGAGGCCAAAATGCCTTTGAAGAAGCCGGCCACCATGCAAGTGCCACCCGATAAGCCGCTGGTCGGCGTGCAATTGGTAAAACACGCCGAAGCTGAATGGTTGCCGAATACGGGCAGGCTGGTGCTTGAGCGCCGACTTGGCCAGGGCCGAATCGTGGTGACGGCGTTTCCGCTCTCCGCGTTTCCGTTTCGCTATTGGGCCAGTCGCGATAACTTCTTCAACGCTTGTTTGCTCCGCCGACCAGCCCGCTCGTTTTCGAATCCCAATGACGAACTCATCATGCGTTGGAGCGGCAAGATGGCCGCGGCTCGTGCCGACGATCCGCGGCTAGCCACCACACTGCGGTACTTCAGTCGCGATATCGGCCGCTGGCAGGCGCCAAAGAGCGAAGAGCGTGTCAGGCCGTTTCAATCGCCGGCCGTTGCGCCTCCCGTGTCGACCGATATCGATCCCACGGGTTTGATCACCGAGCAATCACCACGGCTGGAAGACCTCAATCGCACGGTGCGCGACACTTGGAGTTCCACAGCCATCAGCAGTGCGCCGGGTGGAATTGTCGATTATCGCTTCGCTGGCTATCAAACCGATCAACTCTCCGGTGTCGGCGGTTGGAACGATTTCAGCGGCGCTGCAGAAGCTTCAGTGGCCGCGCTTAACGATGCTTCGGGCATCAAGATTCCCCGCTCCGAGTTCGTGGTGAAGACACTGGCGGTCTATCTGTTCGTGCTGGTGCCGCTAAATTGGTTCTTCTTCTGGATGATCGGCCGCGTGGAGTATGCGTGGGTTGCCGCACCAATTATTTCGGTCATCGGTGCGGTCTCGGTCGTTCGCCTGGCCCAACTCGATATCGGCTTTGCCCGTAGTCGTACCGAGATTGCCTTGCTCGAATCGCACGCGGGCTATCCGCGCGCGCACGTCACGCGCTTTACCGCGCTCTATACGTCTCTCTCGACCAGCTACGACTTGCGCTTCGATGACCCGGCTGCTCTCGCCTTACCTTTAGCCTTATCGGCCGACCATCAGCGACGCCTCACTCGTACGGCCAGCGATGTGGCGCTAACCCAAAACGAAACGATCGAACTGAGTGACGTCTATGTCAATTCGAACTCGACCGGCAAGGTGCATGTCGAGCAGATGATTTCGCTCGACGGCACGTTTGAAGTGACCGGCGATGAGGACAAAGGCTGGCAGCTTGAGAATGGGAGCCAGTTTCTGCTGCGTCACGCCGGCATCTTACGCGCCCGAGAAGATGGCGAGATCGAAGCTGCTTACTTTCCCGATGTGCAACCCGGAGCGACCGTGCGGCTGAACTTCTCGAAGCAGAAAGAGCCATGGGTGCCGCAGTGGAACAACTCGGCCATGATGTCGTCGACGGCCCCCACCGATGACGAGAATCGGGTCCGTTTGCACCGCTTGTCGGAACTGGCTGCCCGGCAGTTGAAGTTGCTTCCGGGCGATATGCGGCTGATCGCTTGGACCGACGACAGCATTCCCGGTTTGCAGATTCGTCCGTCATCGGCCCAAAGCAGCACGTTCACGCTCGTGCTCGTTCATCTAAAACGAGCCGCTCTTCCGGAACCCGAGCCTGATACGAATTTGCGGGTCGAAGTGCGACAGGATGAGGTCCTCTCTGAAGATGAGAAGGAAGTCGGACAGTAATCGAGACGTTGCAACTTTCACTTGGAACGATATACCTAAACCATGATCGAACTGATCGACTTCGGCAAAGACTACGGCGACTTCCGCGCGGTCGAGTGCCTGAACTTGAAGATCGAAGCGGGCGAGATGTTCGGCTTCATCGGCCCGAACGGCGCCGGCAAAAGCACATCGATTCGTTTTCTCGCCACGCTGCTTAAAGCGACGCGCGGCGAGGGAATCGTCAATGGCCACAGCGTGACGCAGGACCCCATGGGAGTGCGCCAGAGCGTGGGTTACATGCCCGATAACTTCGGCGTGTACGACGGCATGAAAGTGTGGGAATTCCTCGATTTTTACGCAGTCGCTTATCGCCTGCCCAAGAGCAAACGTAAGCAAGTCATTGGCGACGTGCTGGAGTTGCTTGACCTGGGGCACAAGCGGGACGATTACGTCAACGGCCTGTCGAAAGGGATGAAGCAGCGGCTCTGCATGGCCAAGACGCTGGTACACGATCCGCCGGTGCTGATTCTCGACGAACCGACGAGCGGTCTCGACCCGCGTGCGCGCGTGGAAGTAAAGGCGCTCTTCAAAGAGTTGCGCAAGATGGGAAAAACGATTCTCATCTCCAGCCACATTCTGTCGGAACTGGCCGACTGCTGCACGAGCATTGGCATCATCGAGCGCGGTCAACTGCTGATGCACGGACCCATCGAAGATGTTTACAAGCGAATTCGCGGCAACCGCACCGTCGAAGTCCGTTTCGTGAATAATTCCGACGTTGGTATGTCGGTGATTCGTTCCAGTCCCTACACGCGCCGCGTCGCAGCGGATGTGAATAGTTGTGTTGTGGAACTGGAAACCGACGACCGCGGTGTTGCCGAGTTGTTGCAGCAGTTGATTCACAACAAGGTCGAGGTTCGCAGTTTTGCCGAGAAAGACCCTTCGCTAGAGGATGTCTTTATGATGGTAACCAAGGGGCTGGTTACTTAGGCGATTTCGCCGCTGCCTGCAGTGAGAGAAGCATAGCCATGACTGTCGACGATCCAAAATATCAGCCGGGCGAGCCGCCGGCTCCTCCAGCCGATGCCATCATCAGCCCGGATACGCGCCGCGATAATCGCATTCCGCCGGGGCAATCGCGCACACCCAAATGGCCGGTGCTCGATGCTTTTGGTACGCCGCGACTTCCCCCGGCAGACCGCTGGAAGTTGAAAATCTTTGGCCTCGTCGAGCGGCCGTACGATTTATCACTGGCAGAGTTTCAAGCGCTGCCGCGGGTGAAGGTGTTCGCCGATTTTCACTGCGTGACGCGCTGGTCGCGC
Above is a window of Anatilimnocola aggregata DNA encoding:
- a CDS encoding ABC transporter ATP-binding protein, with product MIELIDFGKDYGDFRAVECLNLKIEAGEMFGFIGPNGAGKSTSIRFLATLLKATRGEGIVNGHSVTQDPMGVRQSVGYMPDNFGVYDGMKVWEFLDFYAVAYRLPKSKRKQVIGDVLELLDLGHKRDDYVNGLSKGMKQRLCMAKTLVHDPPVLILDEPTSGLDPRARVEVKALFKELRKMGKTILISSHILSELADCCTSIGIIERGQLLMHGPIEDVYKRIRGNRTVEVRFVNNSDVGMSVIRSSPYTRRVAADVNSCVVELETDDRGVAELLQQLIHNKVEVRSFAEKDPSLEDVFMMVTKGLVT